From the genome of Medicago truncatula cultivar Jemalong A17 chromosome 2, MtrunA17r5.0-ANR, whole genome shotgun sequence:
TATTAAGCGTTTTCTTTCTAACCTTCTTGCTTGTTCTTGAATACTTTTTTGTTCCTTTCTAAAGTCTAATTTGAGAATGGCCTCATCCGTAACCAAAATGAGGAGAATATTGAAGTGAACTGTCATTAGACTAGTTTCCCTATTTCCCTATTCAAAATGAGGACAATGTTGCATAACTAATGTAGCTTCTAAGGCATTTTTTATGGATTCAGGCaactacaaaatattttgcagggaccaaaaacaacaatttttttcaaaaacaaaatattttgcagggaccaaaaacaacaatttttttttacagagactaaaaccaaaataaagCATATTTACAGGGATCAagaccatattttagccttgttTTTTTTGTGGAATAACAAGACTAGTTTTTAAAACACTATCCGTATGTATCTTACTTCTAGATTACTAATACATGcatttgcaaaaacaaaaacgatCTGAGGCTTATTTTTTTCTCGAAAGGAATTATTTACTTTAATGTTACTTCCATCGatcttatttatagaaaataatTGACCTTCTAtgttcattgaataatttatgtatttaatcTATAATATAGACCATttacattaattattaaattaatttaaaaaaaacaattattttttataaataggactgGAGGGAGTGATATTTTTACTCGTGTACTTTAATGTttataagtaaataattattttcctaaatattttttttcaatttgttttgaacaaataataatttttttcattaataatgTATCAATTAGTATATTTGAACGTAACGTGAATCCAAATAACCTACCGAGTATGTATACCCCCCCACCATACCTAATTTTTCAAGAGTTGTGTATCGCGTACCAGAACTTGTACCGCGTATCGAAACGAATTGCGAACCTGATGACTATGCTCACAATTACACACGCAAGCGCACAGAGCAAAAGGAAACAACACAAATTCTTCAAACCGAGAAACATTTGGTATTTTCATTGGTCTACAAACTCATTGAGTTGGCTTTGATATTGTCGGTGTTGAGAGCATCCGTTGAAAGATTATATTTCATCTTTCTTATTTccaattgtacttttgttgaaaaatgaCGAACATCTTTTATTTCGTTttatgactatatatatatatatatatatatatatatatatatataatatgtcaGATGTGAATTTACGATAAATTTTTCGCTCAGACTCTATAAAATTCTTGGCACCGCCCTGCCTGTTAGGTACCCCCATTAAGGAGAATCTTTTTCAGGGTCTTATAAGACCCGAAGTCTTATTTAAGACCCCACTTTTAAACGGGACCCTCCCTTttttaatattcaaaaattgaaatgtaaaaatataaaattattgatagttgattaatggattccatttaaaaaaaatttgtgataTACTCGATCTTAAATAAGACGCCTAAAAATTGTTGTCTTGAGACTTGTGaactaaactctccaaaatgcAAAACAAATTCTAGAAACATCTTCAACTTCTTCTCCTCTACCCACCTTTCATCATCTTCTATTCTGCTCTCTTCCGTCTCTCGCTATACTGTAAGCATCCCAactttcttcattcttcttatcttttttatatttccTTTTCAGATTTCTATTTTTACACCTTTGTAAACAATAAATCAATCAACACCATGCAATGTTACTAGTTGAACtacaatttttcaattaaagttttttctttatttatttcatcaatGTTAGACCTGATAAATGTGTATTTTACTTCATGATTCATTTTGACCTAGAAATTCTTCAATCGAACTAACttgttcattatttatttattttccttattttgCTTTTCAGATAGTGTTTGTAATTGCTGAGGCTTTCCAGTTTCTATATTTGAATCATGATTTTTGAGGTTTCTGATAGGAGAGAACATTTTGAATCtgaagatggtgatgatgataatgatggtATTCGTTTGTCACAAATGTTTCCCCATGCTGTGGGTTTGTTAAAATGTGATGGTTCTATTAAGAAGAGGGATTCTATGTTTGATAACCCCGATTCCTCCCTGCATGTTTCTGTAAAGAAATCAAAGCTGTCACCATATCATCATCACGCCCAAGATGAAGATGATCTTCGTCAAGTCATTGATAACATTGATAAGGTCCATGAAAGGAAGGAAGAGGAACTCAAGGCTCTTTCCCAAAAAATTGCTGAAATTACTGTGGAATTTATGGCCAAAGAGATAGAGCTTGATGCAGTGAATAACTTAATTGGTGAACTAGAGGAAAAGTTAGACTCCGAAAAGAAGAAGTTACTACAGGTAATATCAATGAAGAAGCGCTTTGAAGGACGAGTAAAGGAGTTGGAATCAAGAGAGAAGCTGCTTGAAGGACATATGGAGGAGATTGAACCAAAGGAGAAGAAAGAGTTGGTTAATGAACTGGAATCGGAAAAGAAGCATATCGAGAGCAGACTGCAGGAGCTCGAATCAAAAGAAAAGCAATTTGAAGGACAAAAGAAGGAGTTTAAAGGTCGAGTGAAGGTGCTTGAATCAAAGGAGGAGGAATTTGAAGGTCGAGTTAAGGAGTTCAAGTCAGAAAGGAAGCAATTTGAAACCCAAGTCGAGCACTTCAAATCGAAAGAAAAGCAATTTGAAGGACGGTGGAAAGAACTTGAGTTAAAAGAGAACAAGTTCATAGTGCAGGTGAAGGAGTTCGAATTAAAAGAGAAGCAGTTTGGAAGACAAGTCAAGGGTCTTGAGTCAAAGATGAATAAATTGGATGGACAACTAAAGAAGCCTGAGTCGACAAAGAAACAATATGACGCATTAACAGAGCATATTGCCGAGGAAAAAGATTTGGGTAAATGTTCTTATTCATCTAGTTTATTGATTTAATTTCATTATAATTGTTCCacttaatgatgatgatgatattttttataaccCGATCTATATAGTTCTATAAAAACATTCTTAATCATGTTAATGTTGTATGTCTTGGTCAATTTAAAAAGCTTTTCCAATTTACATATCACACCCACACAGTCAaactaattatttgattatatttttcacCCTGTTGCATTTTAATGCATGTTATGGTTTAATTATAAGATTGTGGTACTGCTaatgaataatttatatattaatgtaGTTTTGATCTTTCTAGTATTTTGCAAAAAGTGTAGGTTCAATATTTTGACAAACATTGAGGGGCACTTAATAATCCTATTAGTGCAACTACTTCTAGTCTTGTTGGATTAATGAATGAAATCTATCACTCTCTCCTGTGATTCAGTTCAGGTGCTACGTTGACATTGATTGTAACTGTTATTATAATGCTTTCTCTAGCGCCCATATATTTCAGTCTTGGAGATGTCTTGCATTCTTGCATAGTATatgatgttttttaaaattcctATTCACTATCATTTACCAATGCTTCTATAAATGTGAGGCAGCTTAATTATCTATTATCTAAATATGCAGTTGCGTCTTATATGGATGATCAATTAAGTCGTAACTTTGGTGGAACAAGTTTGCAGTTGCACATAAGTGAGAAAACTGATGGACTTGAGTCACTTCATACTGGTATTTTAGTTGATCTGCTAGAATCATCAGATCCATCAAGATTTGTTTTGGATATGATACAGAATACCATTGTTCCACTGAGTAAGAAGGGAGACAATGTTGTAATTATTGCTGATTACCAAATCCTGCTGCTAGAACAACTTATGAAAATCTCACCAAATATTGAGCCTTGTGTAAGAGATGAAGCATTGAAGCTAGCACTTGATATGAAAGCCAACATGAAAGAAAATAGTAAAAATCCTTTGGTGGTTCTTGGTTTTCTATTGCTTTTGTCAAATTATGGATTGGTTACttcttttgatgaagatgaactTTTGGAGCTTTTTGCATTTGTTGCTGAGCACAAGATAGCTATGGAGCTGTTTGGAACCATGGGTTTTGCCAACAAAGCTTCTGGTATGTTAATGTAGACATGCTTTAGATATTTTATCATgattatcaaattaaatttgttcaTATCTATTGTTACTTTCCCTACCATCCTATCTGCAGTCTGGATGAGTTGGGTTATGGCTATTTATGATAAAAACTTAAATTTGCTCATCTCTGAGTTAGTGCAGAACGCTAAGATAGAGCTAATTTTTACCCAGTTTATCATTTATCGTGGATGTAGTTTGGAGAAGTTTGTGTTTTAAGTTCAATTATATTGAAAGTGACatacaaaaagtaaatattaagATTGTTGTGTGAACTGTTAAATCTAAATTTGCTGTTCTTTTTTTCCTGAGGTTTTATGGAAAAATCAcctatatatttttcttaaaatctcaGTAGAAAAGACTAACAATTTAGAGAAAGACATTAGACATTTCAAAgagaattattttttgttgttaaaatgcCATTGTCAATTGgaggagaaaaaaaaagaaccagTTAAAGGAAATGGGCGAAATGAATCATTTTAAGAAATTGGACAACTCTTTTTTAAATTTGCAAAGTTGAACTAGATTAGAAGTAATAACTATGGACATTATATGCAAAGATACTAAGATTAATTTATTAGTTGGTGGAGAAAAACTGATATGTGATTGGTTTTAATGCTTGGAAAGTGAAGCAGACTTGAAATTTATCTCTCCTTTTATGTATCTCTTCTATTTTATAAatggtttgaatttttttgaaatattcagtACAATCTGCttaattttttccttcattaATTCGaagtttataacttattttatgcCTGTTCTAGTAAGTTACGGTGATGTGGAATTTCTTGCACCTTGCAGATTTTGTTGAGAATCTTATTAGGAGGAAGCAATTTGTTGTAGCTGTTAGATTCATTTCTGCATATAACTTGGCCAACAAGAATAAACTAGTTGATCTCTTGCAAGAACACGTCCAGAATGCCAAACTGATTTGTGAGGGCAGTTGCAAGAAAACCAACTCCATTGAAATCAAggtacttttgtttttcttatttattctATTGTATGAAACTTTTCATTTTCGCAAGTACCCCTGCATGATAACTATAAATAACCAATAAATTATTACTATATACTTGAACTCAGGATAAGGCCAGAGATCAAGAAATTGCTAGTCTGAGAACTGTTCTGCAGTGCATTTTGGATCACAACCTGCAATCTGCAGATCTGCTTGATAAGGAGATTCAATATCGCATTCTTGAGCTTAAAGCACATAAAGGCCATTAGTTTTTGTACTGGAACAGACTAATATGTATAGAAATGGGGTAATGCAAACCTGCTAACTTAGTACACCACCATTGTACCAAGTTATTTGGAGTACATGGCTCTCTGTTTCTTACTCTATGTAAAAGGTCTAAAAGGAAAGAATGAAGACTCGTTATATAGTTAACATGATTATCTTTATTTACTGGCTACCTTTTCTTTCtcgtgtttttatttatttcttttttagagGCTTTAATTTTGTTGTATTTAGAAATGTTTTCTTATACAAACTAGTTATTTGGAGTACATGCCACATGTTACTAAAGTTTAGAATGTATAAAAGCTTAACTATATCATTTTTTtggggttaatagtgttttatccctccgtaatatatgtcattttcggttttaccctcttgaaaatattttttttttggatttcgtccttgtaatttgaagatttttggttttggaccttcatgaattttgactggaCAAAATCGAATATATGGCAGgagggtaaaccgaaatttgctcaaattacaagggggtaaacctaaatttgctcaaattacaggggtgaaattttccatgaaggttcaaaatcaaaaaatcttcaaattacaaagatgaagttcaacaaaaatattttataggagGAAAAATCGGAAATGATCGATATTAAAGGGGGTAAAATACTATTACAAGGTTTGCATTCACAAAGATCTTTGCAATGAAACATCATGTATAGCAATCTTGTCCATCTTGGCATCAGTGAGACAACTCTCATCATTAAACTTCCTACCAATTAACCTCTTAgcatctgaaaaaaaaaaagaagtttaaaCAAATCTACTATAGCAGGAAAGGAAGAAAAGACACACTCACACATACACAACACACTACATAAGCTACCGTTGAAACATTGAAGTTTGAATAAAAACCACCTAAGATGGAAACTAGAAAAACACCCTCCCCTGAAAACACCAAACTGTCCCTcactaggaaaaaaaaaactatcaccTGGTAACCTAACAAACATGCAAAGGCAAAATGTAATGAAAAATCAACACAGAAACAAACCAACACCTTAAGTGTCTATACCGGTGACCGTCTATACCGTTTCTCTTGCAAATCTAcagaacaaaaaagaaattgatacttccctcaaaaaaaaagaaattgatcaAGCAAAAGATGGTAATAGGATTTACTTCTAGACCAAATTACAAATTTAATAAATACTacttgaaaacaaaattacatgTACTAGACTACTCTCTCTAAAAACAAAAGGACTACTAGTACCTCATTTTACAAGGTCATACgttatcaaaaaataatatttattataaaaaaaagggttacaaatcacataaaaaaaaaaaaaaaaagttacataaaTATGAGATGAGAAAATGGACGAGTTTTTTTGGCctgaaaaataacataatataatgaaattattaaggcttaattgcacttttggccctctatcttttcaaaagttgcgattttgatcccctaactaattaaaatataaaacagccccctatgtattggatctttgacgGTTTTGGCCTCCAcagccacttttgacttagccttcgctgacgtggcatcCACAATGATCGACACGTGACACCTCAATTAAgggatgtgggtgccacgtcagcaagactaagtcaaaagtggtaTTGGGTGCCAAAAcggccaaagatccaatacatagggggctgttttgtattttaattagttagggggtcaaaattgcaacttttgaaaatatagggggtcaaaagtgcaattaagcctttataaTGGTTTAAAAAAGATCATACAAATATCAGACGAGAGTAAATGAATTgagtttttttgtaaaaaaaataaagggttaattaagtttttggtccctataaatatcaacagttttgtttttagtccctataaaaataaatcacactttttagtccctacaaaattttctgttagtgtttttagtccctgattaaattaaaatttgtttaattatgcttaaacttctaaatttttgaaagattttttacatacatgtttatAATATcataagacactcttttgtaaatttttttagttttttaacatgtaatgaattaaatatgaatttttctaaaagtcaaattttcaagattatattaaagaaaatttggacctaataataaaattttaagttacttttttgcggaggaactttgtataatattctaagtaagtatgtgaaaaatatgttacaaatttaaaagtttaagcacaattaagcaaattttaattttacaaagactaaaagtatgtgttggttcCTGTtacattgaaatttgtttaattatacttaaaattttatatttttaaatgatttttaacagacatgttaagaacattataataatctcttttatagaaaattagaattttttaacatgtaatgaattaaatataatttttttaaaacgtaaaaaattcaagataaatctaacgaaaatttgggcctaaaaataaaattttgagctaatttattgtggtggaacatttttaatgttttaaacaagtatgtaaaaaatgattaaaaaatttaaaattttaagcataattaaacaaattttaatttaacagggactaaaaacattaatggaaaattttgtaggactaaaaagtgtgatttatttttataaggactaaaaacaaaactgcagatatttatagggaccaaaaacttaattaacccaaaaataaataatgagttTTAGTTTAGCctgaaaaataataacaaatggAAATATTAATGGTTTAAAACTCTTCTTCTCCcctttgaccaaaaaaagaaCAGACTAAAAATAGCATACACTAAGAGCATACACATTGCCTGTCCATATGGGTGGTATCATACTAACCAATACTCTTGTGTCATAATATCATGGATAATTGGCTTTGGAATTGAGGTAATTGTCAGATTTTATAGATATTTTGTAATACtttaagttttatttcttttaattaataatatattgtaAGATAAGTGGGAcctgttttaaaattttggaggAATGGTatggatatttaaaaaatatagttgagtggtttaaataattggaaaatatgaagtaatataatatattatatgagaCTCATTTATATCATCCATATGGATGGCATGTATGTGGTTGCTCTAATTAGCCTATAACCTATACTAATGATGAAAAGAGAGATCACGAGATCACGATACGATTTTTGATGTGATGTGTAACAAAGTATTTACTCCTGCTTCACTCCACTGTGCCTTTGTGTCCGCATCAATCAACACattattttaaggaaaaaaattactatttagtGCAATTggtatttataaaagaaaaaaaaaaaatcagattaaCTTGTGCTCTAAGGGATATAAGAAGAagcttaaaatgaaaattaaaaataaattttatattataagtataacttttacaatttttaagGTCTTGAATGCACaagttttaagaatttttttggccaaataccattttttgtcattttagttTAACATAATTCTCAAGTTGGTCCTTCAAGTTTTGAAAGTTTCAACTAGATCCTTTTAGTTTTACGGAATTCCTAAGTTAgtctttaaatttcaaataagtctttttagttgataaactatttcaccatcattgtttcaaaagtttcaaatagatccttttagtttgagacttttgaaacataaaggactaacttAGGAAATTTGTCAAATTAAAAAGACCTATTTGAAAcgtttgaaacttaaaggactaacttggaaATTCTGTCAATTTAAAAAGACCTAATCAAAACTTTCGAAACTTAATGAATTAACTTCGAAATTCTGTGAAACTAAAGGATCAAAAGTGATATTTggccaaaaatattttacatttgaCTTCTTAACTTATGTCTCGAGGGCTcaacaagttaacatttttcaagaaaaaaaagttaaatgttgtaattaacttttttttcacttttatgtATTgagtaaacaaattttaaaataattttagcatacttagttttttaataaatgtttcaagacattttgagatttatttattAGGCAAAATTatacaactttattttttaacttaatttattcaaataacattttcgtcattaatttttttgtttttctgatttcatcatttatgttataatcatataacacttttgagttttatgttttttctttttttgatttagtctttttatattataaaatatcaacattaatatcatttttatcacaagtcaaaattgattttga
Proteins encoded in this window:
- the LOC25487784 gene encoding intracellular protein transport protein USO1, which gives rise to MIFEVSDRREHFESEDGDDDNDGIRLSQMFPHAVGLLKCDGSIKKRDSMFDNPDSSLHVSVKKSKLSPYHHHAQDEDDLRQVIDNIDKVHERKEEELKALSQKIAEITVEFMAKEIELDAVNNLIGELEEKLDSEKKKLLQVISMKKRFEGRVKELESREKLLEGHMEEIEPKEKKELVNELESEKKHIESRLQELESKEKQFEGQKKEFKGRVKVLESKEEEFEGRVKEFKSERKQFETQVEHFKSKEKQFEGRWKELELKENKFIVQVKEFELKEKQFGRQVKGLESKMNKLDGQLKKPESTKKQYDALTEHIAEEKDLVASYMDDQLSRNFGGTSLQLHISEKTDGLESLHTGILVDLLESSDPSRFVLDMIQNTIVPLSKKGDNVVIIADYQILLLEQLMKISPNIEPCVRDEALKLALDMKANMKENSKNPLVVLGFLLLLSNYGLVTSFDEDELLELFAFVAEHKIAMELFGTMGFANKASDFVENLIRRKQFVVAVRFISAYNLANKNKLVDLLQEHVQNAKLICEGSCKKTNSIEIKDKARDQEIASLRTVLQCILDHNLQSADLLDKEIQYRILELKAHKGH